Proteins from one Panicum virgatum strain AP13 chromosome 7K, P.virgatum_v5, whole genome shotgun sequence genomic window:
- the LOC120640360 gene encoding BTB/POZ domain-containing protein At5g03250-like, protein MAAATKVIGSKPSECFQFQDPNTWICNTELEVESDVVVEVGKISFHLHKSPLINRSGTLQKLINEATSDDDAGKPCTVRLDDVPGGPEAFRLAAMFCYDVRMELNAGNVVPLRCAAEHLAMTEDYSEGNLVEQAEAFLSQVLGTWNDAVRALHACDAVLPDAEDLLIVPRCIDSLASKACADPTLFGWPMLEYYTAKSLEETVVWNGISAAGKPRPLGADWWYKQASSLRLPVYKRLIAAVRSKGMSPENVAGSLMHYARRHLSGLKRRGDNSDGSSCSGAPATTTAVLSDGDQRALLEEVVALLPAEKGVAPTRFLLGLLRTATVLHASAACRDALERRAGNQLEEAMLEDLLIPNTVYSAETLYDVDSAQRMLEQFMMTSASAFAASPEIMDEGQLVDAPSAELMPVSTVAKLVDGYLAEVGTDANLKLSKFQTIAALVPDYARAVDDGLYRAIDIYLKAHPWLTNSEREQLCRLMNCQKLSLEACTHAAQNERLPLRVVVQVLFFEQLRLRTTVAGWFFVSDNADQGSSSDNCVLPRKTHDDVDLAAGSETTDEGGFAAAQSGELSPAMSVEEVRQRVSELEEECSSVRQEIHKLGKPKSALSRLFGKLGLGGRSSSREREREEPLPLPGSSDKRRMSFGC, encoded by the exons GATTTGCAATACTGAGCTTGAAGTTGAAAGTGATGTGGTAGTTGAAGTAGGAAAGATATCTTTCCATCTCCACAAG TCTCCATTGATAAACCGTAGCGGCACGCTGCAAAAGCTGATAAACGAGGCCACCAGCGATGACGACGCCGGCAAACCGTGCACGGTCCGGCTGGACGACGTCCCCGGCGGCCCTGAGGCCTTCCGGCTGGCTGCCATGTTCTGCTACGACGTCAGGATGGAGCTGAACGCGGGGAACGTCGTGCCGCTGCGATGCGCAGCCGAGCACCTAGCCATGACCGAGGACTACAGCGAGGGGAACCTCGTGGAGCAGGCCGAGGCCTTCCTCTCCCAAGTGCTGGGCACCTGGAACGACGCCGTGCGCGCGCTGCACGCGTGCGACGCCGTGCTCCCCGACGCCGAGGACCTCCTCATCGTGCCGCGGTGCATCGACTCGCTGGCGAGCAAGGCCTGCGCCGACCCGACCCTCTTCGGGTGGCCCATGCTGGAGTACTACACGGCGAAGAGCCTCGAGGAGACGGTGGTCTGGAACGGCATCAGCGCCGCCGGGAAGCCGCGGCCCCTGGGCGCGGACTGGTGGTACAAGCAGGCGTCGTCGTTGAGGCTGCCGGTGTATAAGAGGCTCATCGCGGCGGTGCGGTCAAAGGGCATGAGCCCCGAGAACGTCGCCGGCTCGCTGATGCACTACGCGAGGCGCCACCTCTCCGGGCTCAAGCGGCGGGGAGATAACAGCGACggcagcagctgcagcggcgcgccggcgacgacgacggccgtGCTCTCGGACGGTGACCAGAGGGCCCTCCTCGAGGAGGTCGTCGCGCTGCTCCCGGCCGAGAAGGGCGTCGCCCCGACGCGGTTCCTGCTCGGCTTGCTCCGCACAGCCACGGTCCTGCACGCCAGCGCGGCGTGCCGGGACGCTCTGGAGAGGAGGGCCGGCAACCAGCTGGAGGAGGCCATGTTGGAGGACCTGCTGATACCCAACACCGTCTACTCCGCGGAGACGCTCTACGACGTGGACAGCGCGCAGCGGATGCTGGAGCAGTTCATGATGACGAGCGCGTCGGCGTTCGCCGCGTCGCCGGAGATCATGGACGAGGGGCAGCTGGTGGACGCCCCCTCGGCCGAGCTCATGCCGGTCAGCACGGTGGCCAAGCTCGTCGACGGGTACCTCGCGGAGGTCGGCACGGACGCCAACCTCAAGCTCTCCAAGTTCCAGACCATCGCCGCGCTCGTCCCGGACTACGCCCGGGCAGTCGACGACGGCCTCTACCGCGCCATCGACATCTATCTCAAG GCGCACCCGTGGCTGACGAACTCGGAGCGGGAGCAGCTGTGCCGGCTGATGAACTGCCAGAAGCTGTCGCTGGAGGCGTGCACGCACGCGGCGCAGAACGAGCGGCTGCCGCTGCGCGTCGTGGTGCAGGTGCTCTTCTTCGAGCAGCTCCGGCTGCGCACGACGGTGGCCGGGTGGTTCTTCGTGTCGGACAACGCCGACCAGGGCTCCAGCTCCGACAACTGCGTGCTGCCACGGAAGACCCACGACGATGTGGACTTGGCTGCAGGGTCGGAGACGACGGACGAGGGCGGCTTCGCGGCGGCCCAGTCTGGCGAGCTGTCGCCGGCGATGAGCGTGGAGGAGGTCCGACAGAGGGTGTCGGAGCTGGAAGAGGAGTGCTCGAGCGTGCGGCAGGAGATCCACAAGCTCGGGAAGCCCAAGAGCGCCCTGAGCCGGCTGTTCGGGAAGCTCGGGCTCGGCGGGAGGTCGTCGtcgcgggagcgggagcgggaggagCCGTTGCCGCTGCCGGGCTCCAGCGACAAGAGGCGCATGTCCTTTGGATGTTAA
- the LOC120641917 gene encoding uncharacterized protein LOC120641917 isoform X1: protein MLRRCVRDLRSLRSLARIPRPISGEVRGSVPVGLHSSPTCLRSRSNSTKASQKSSTQNTAPAPQEEPSQSGSNVSKLVLGTLVVGAAAMGARAHQLGYIDLSSMDKKLPFSFKNPDVAKVYEALKVPSEQMVDQTQIISEPNNKTVQASNNEAHTPKDLPNKEVGASETPTDGDQLVPAEEEKSEILAHETHPVPDEHGSDTKVPSQDSLAVEIKPLVLDDKETGEVPHEQQTDKTDSTIPTVQSNTTIGSLFNDSPTDVDATKDLSGADSTEQNSLSETYLLQDEYYVPKDAAAKETRRDEIVPEKTSEDGKVVLDIIEAIHAAEKKQADADAYMYSEEKRKLKEKYEKELKDTRARELMYAEEAAILDKELKKEKLKNAAAVRELQEKAEQKLRDELQRKDEETKQQIEKAQELAKAELAAAIAKEKATQIEQIAEANLNIDALCMAFYARSEEARQSHSVHKLALGTLALEHALSSGSPIRSEVELLRKSVEGIDKDSLLELALSSLPEDVLDYGSDTRMELKQKFNSLKETIRHFSLIPAGGGGILTHALARVASSIKIKEDNSGDGIESLINRVESLIVDGDLSTAAEALEGGLHGSEAAEIATEWVKQARKRAIAEQTLALLHACASSTTFSLF from the exons AGTCCAACATGCCTTAGATCCAGAAGCAACTCGACAAAGGCATCTCAAAAGAGTTCAACACAGAACACTGCCCCAGCTCCTCAAGAAGAACCTTCTCAGTCAGGAAGCAATGTTTCAAAGCTTGTGCTTGGAACTCTTGTGGTTGGTGCTGCAGCTATGGGTGCACGTGCACATCAACTTGGTTATATAGATCTTTCATCGATGGACAAGAAATTACCATTTAGCTTCAAGAATCCAGATGTCGCAAAGGTTTATGAAGCTCTGAAGGTTCCTTCTGAACAAATGGTTGACCAGACACAAATCATATCAGAACCTAACAACAAGACTGTTCAAGCTAGCAATAATGAGGCTCATACTCCAAAGGACCTTCCAAACAAAGAGGTGGGTGCATCAGAGACACCAACTGATGGGGATCAGCTTGTTCCTGCAGAAGAAGAGAAATCAGAGATCCTAGCCCACGAGACACATCCAGTTCCAGATGAGCATGGATCTGATACTAAAGTGCCATCACAAGATTCTCTGGCTGTTGAGATAAAGCCACTTGTACTTGATGATAAGGAAACAGGTGAAGTTCCACATGAACAGCAAACTGATAAGACAGACAGCACAATTCCTACAGTACAGTCAAACACAACAATAGGTAGTCTTTTCAATGATTCCCCCACAGATGTAGATGCAACCAAG GACCTCTCAGGAGCTGATTCGACGGAACAGAATTCTCTTTCTGAGACATATTTGCTGCAAGATGAATACTATGTTCCAAAAGATGCA GCTGCTAAGGAAACTAGAAGGGATGAAATTGTTCCTGAAAAAACTTCCGAAGATGGTAAAGTTGTACTTGATATCATAGAGGCTATTCATGCTGCTGAAAAGAAGCAGGCAGATGCAGATGCTTACATGTATTCGGAAGAGAAAAGAAAGTTGAAG GAGAAATATGAAAAGGAGCTGAAGGACACTAGGGCCAGGGAACTAATGTATGCAGAAGAGGCAGCAATTCTTGATAAG GAATTGAAGAAAGAGAAACTGAAGAATGCTGCTGCAGTAAGGGAACTTCAAGAAAAAGCTGAACAAAAATTGAGGGATGAGCTGCAGAGGAAG GATGAAGAAACAAAGCAACAAATTGAAAAGGCTCAAGAGTTGGCAAAAGCTGAACTGGCTGCAGCTATTGCAAAAGAGAAAGCAACCCAGATTGAACAGATTGCTGAAGCAAACCTCAAT ATTGATGCGCTGTGTATGGCATTTTATGCACGATCTGAAGAAGCTCGGCAGAGTCATTCAGTTCATAAGCTTGCTCTA GGCACTCTTGCTTTGGAACATGCTTTATCCAGTGGATCACCAATCAGGTCAGAGGTGGAACTATTGCGTAAATCTGTCGAAGGCATCGACAAAGATTCACTGTTAGAATTGGCTCTTTCATCTCTTCCAGAAGATGTTTTAGATTATGGGTCAGATACACGGATGGAGTTGAAACAAAAG TTTAACTCCTTGAAGGAAACTATCAGACATTTCAGCCTTATACCAGCAGGAGGTGGCGGAATCCTGACACATGCTCTTGCTCGTGTTGCTTCTTCCATCAAG ATTAAAGAGGATAATTCTGGAGATGGCATCGAGTCCCTTATAAACAGAGTGGAAAGCTTGATCGTAGATGGAGACTTGAGTACAGCAGCCGAGGCCTTGGAAGGAGGGTTACATGGAAGTGAAGCAGCGGAAATAGCTACCGAGTGGGTTAAACAGGCGAGGAAACGTGCAATCGCCGAGCAGACACTTGCTCTCCTTCATGCTTGTGCTTCTTCGACCACATTCTCTTTATTTTGA
- the LOC120641917 gene encoding DNA ligase 1-like isoform X2, giving the protein MLRRCVRDLRSLRSLARIPRPISGESPTCLRSRSNSTKASQKSSTQNTAPAPQEEPSQSGSNVSKLVLGTLVVGAAAMGARAHQLGYIDLSSMDKKLPFSFKNPDVAKVYEALKVPSEQMVDQTQIISEPNNKTVQASNNEAHTPKDLPNKEVGASETPTDGDQLVPAEEEKSEILAHETHPVPDEHGSDTKVPSQDSLAVEIKPLVLDDKETGEVPHEQQTDKTDSTIPTVQSNTTIGSLFNDSPTDVDATKDLSGADSTEQNSLSETYLLQDEYYVPKDAAAKETRRDEIVPEKTSEDGKVVLDIIEAIHAAEKKQADADAYMYSEEKRKLKEKYEKELKDTRARELMYAEEAAILDKELKKEKLKNAAAVRELQEKAEQKLRDELQRKDEETKQQIEKAQELAKAELAAAIAKEKATQIEQIAEANLNIDALCMAFYARSEEARQSHSVHKLALGTLALEHALSSGSPIRSEVELLRKSVEGIDKDSLLELALSSLPEDVLDYGSDTRMELKQKFNSLKETIRHFSLIPAGGGGILTHALARVASSIKIKEDNSGDGIESLINRVESLIVDGDLSTAAEALEGGLHGSEAAEIATEWVKQARKRAIAEQTLALLHACASSTTFSLF; this is encoded by the exons AGTCCAACATGCCTTAGATCCAGAAGCAACTCGACAAAGGCATCTCAAAAGAGTTCAACACAGAACACTGCCCCAGCTCCTCAAGAAGAACCTTCTCAGTCAGGAAGCAATGTTTCAAAGCTTGTGCTTGGAACTCTTGTGGTTGGTGCTGCAGCTATGGGTGCACGTGCACATCAACTTGGTTATATAGATCTTTCATCGATGGACAAGAAATTACCATTTAGCTTCAAGAATCCAGATGTCGCAAAGGTTTATGAAGCTCTGAAGGTTCCTTCTGAACAAATGGTTGACCAGACACAAATCATATCAGAACCTAACAACAAGACTGTTCAAGCTAGCAATAATGAGGCTCATACTCCAAAGGACCTTCCAAACAAAGAGGTGGGTGCATCAGAGACACCAACTGATGGGGATCAGCTTGTTCCTGCAGAAGAAGAGAAATCAGAGATCCTAGCCCACGAGACACATCCAGTTCCAGATGAGCATGGATCTGATACTAAAGTGCCATCACAAGATTCTCTGGCTGTTGAGATAAAGCCACTTGTACTTGATGATAAGGAAACAGGTGAAGTTCCACATGAACAGCAAACTGATAAGACAGACAGCACAATTCCTACAGTACAGTCAAACACAACAATAGGTAGTCTTTTCAATGATTCCCCCACAGATGTAGATGCAACCAAG GACCTCTCAGGAGCTGATTCGACGGAACAGAATTCTCTTTCTGAGACATATTTGCTGCAAGATGAATACTATGTTCCAAAAGATGCA GCTGCTAAGGAAACTAGAAGGGATGAAATTGTTCCTGAAAAAACTTCCGAAGATGGTAAAGTTGTACTTGATATCATAGAGGCTATTCATGCTGCTGAAAAGAAGCAGGCAGATGCAGATGCTTACATGTATTCGGAAGAGAAAAGAAAGTTGAAG GAGAAATATGAAAAGGAGCTGAAGGACACTAGGGCCAGGGAACTAATGTATGCAGAAGAGGCAGCAATTCTTGATAAG GAATTGAAGAAAGAGAAACTGAAGAATGCTGCTGCAGTAAGGGAACTTCAAGAAAAAGCTGAACAAAAATTGAGGGATGAGCTGCAGAGGAAG GATGAAGAAACAAAGCAACAAATTGAAAAGGCTCAAGAGTTGGCAAAAGCTGAACTGGCTGCAGCTATTGCAAAAGAGAAAGCAACCCAGATTGAACAGATTGCTGAAGCAAACCTCAAT ATTGATGCGCTGTGTATGGCATTTTATGCACGATCTGAAGAAGCTCGGCAGAGTCATTCAGTTCATAAGCTTGCTCTA GGCACTCTTGCTTTGGAACATGCTTTATCCAGTGGATCACCAATCAGGTCAGAGGTGGAACTATTGCGTAAATCTGTCGAAGGCATCGACAAAGATTCACTGTTAGAATTGGCTCTTTCATCTCTTCCAGAAGATGTTTTAGATTATGGGTCAGATACACGGATGGAGTTGAAACAAAAG TTTAACTCCTTGAAGGAAACTATCAGACATTTCAGCCTTATACCAGCAGGAGGTGGCGGAATCCTGACACATGCTCTTGCTCGTGTTGCTTCTTCCATCAAG ATTAAAGAGGATAATTCTGGAGATGGCATCGAGTCCCTTATAAACAGAGTGGAAAGCTTGATCGTAGATGGAGACTTGAGTACAGCAGCCGAGGCCTTGGAAGGAGGGTTACATGGAAGTGAAGCAGCGGAAATAGCTACCGAGTGGGTTAAACAGGCGAGGAAACGTGCAATCGCCGAGCAGACACTTGCTCTCCTTCATGCTTGTGCTTCTTCGACCACATTCTCTTTATTTTGA